The genomic interval GACCAGGACGGCATCGGCATCGTCCGCCACGAGCTCTACCAGGGCACCGACGTCGCCCTGGGGCGCGTCGTCCCCCTCACCGAGGCCAACGCAACCGCCGGGTTCGCGGACGTCGTGGATGCCGACTCCCAGGTCTCTACCCTCACCCCCGGCCTCGCCGTCGTGTACGTCCCCAACCAGATCCCCAACCGGGACTGGCGGGAGCACCCGATCGGCGCGAACCTCGGCCGCTCCGACCTGGACGGCGTGGAAGATCTCCTCGACCAGTACGACGAGGCGTGGTCGTCGTGGATGCGGGACCTCCGTATCGGCAAGGCCCGCATCGTCGCCTCCCAGGCTCTCCTGGACGACAACGGCCCCGGGCAGGGCGCGACCCTCGACCTGGACCGTGAGGTCTACGAGGGCGTGAACACGCCCCCGTCCGCGATGGATTCCGATGGTGGCCTGCCGATCAAGGCCGTGCAGTTCGACATTCGAGTGGAGCAGCACGAGCGGACCGTGGCTGGCCTGTATAAGCAGATCATCGCGGGCGCCGGCTACTCCGCGCAGACGTTCGGGGAGAACAGCGACGGCGGCGCACTGACGGCTACGGAGGTCCGCTCCCGTGAGTCCCGGACCTACACGACCCGCGACCGGAAGATCCGGGCATGGCAGGAGGCGTTGACGGCCCTGGCCGACAAGAGCCTGGCGATTGACCGGGCGGTGTTCCGGTCGAACGTCAAGACGGACCTGCCGGTCTCCGTGCAGTTCGGGAACACCATCCAGGACTCGCAGGAGACCCTGGCGCGCACGGCGCAACTCCTCTCGCAGGCCATGGCCGCGTCGGTCAAGACGCGCGTGCAGATGGTCCACCCGGACTGGTCGGACACCGAGGTGGACGAGGAGGTGGCCCGCATCCAGGAGGAGGCGGGCGAGCCGGCCCCGGATCCCGAGTACCTCGGCGCGTTCGGCGCCGGCCTCCCCACGGCAGACGAGCCCGACGAGGAGCCGACCGGCGAGGAGTGACCCATGCCCGCGTCTCCCGACATGGCCCGCGAGGTCGCCCAGCGCGTCCGCCTCATCTACGAGGCAGCGGAGGACCACGCGGTCCGCGTGATCACCCGGCGTCTCGCGGATGGGCTGGACGCCCCGGATTGGGCGCAGCAGAAGGCGGCCGAGCTCCCCGGTGTCCTCCAGGAGCTGGACCGGTACATGCGGCGCCTGGACGAGGCCGCACCGGCCCTGTTCGAGCGCGTGATCGCGGAGGCCTACCAGCAGGGCCTCACGGCGGCGCACCTCGACGTGAAGGGCCTGGGGATCGTCCCGGAGCCCCTCGGCGGGATCAACGCCTCCCAGGCGGTGCAGGCGCTCGTGGAGTCCCTCGTGGCGACGCAGGCGGGCGCTGCCCCGCGCGTGGTCCGCGCCGTCTCGGACATGTACCAGGACGTCACCGCGGAGACCGCCGCGCAGGTCCTCACCGGCACGGCATCCCGTCGGGAGGCGGCACGCTCCGCCCTCGGCAAGTACGCGGACCGGGGCGTGCGGGCGTTCCGTGACCGGTCCGGCCGCCGCTGGGACCTCGCGTCCTACGCGGAGATGGCGACTCGCACCACGGCCGGGCAGGCCGCGATCGCCGGGCACACGGACCAGCTCAAGGACCTCGGGCAGGACCTCGTGAAGGTCTCCACGTCCCCGGAGTCCTGCCCGGAGTGCTCGCCGTGGCAAGGCCGCGTCCTGTCCCTCACGGGACGCACGAGCGGCCGCCTCTCGGATGGGGTGCGCGTCGCCGGGACGATCGACCGGGCGCGCGCGGCAGGGTTCCAGCACCCGAACTGCACGCACACCGTGGGCCTGTACCTGCCCGGGCACTCGTCTCGGGCGAAGGCGGCGCCGGCTGACCCGAAGGTCTACGAGACCCGGCAGCGGCAGCGCTCCTACGAGCGGCAGGTGCGCGGGTGGAAGCGGCGCGCCGACATGGACGCCGCGTTCTACGGGCCGGACTCGCCGGAGGCGAAGCGGACCCGTACCAAGCTCCGTGCCCGCCAGTCGCAGTTCAAGGCGTGGCGCGAGGAGAACGGCCGGAAGTCGCTCTCGTACCGGACGAGCCTCACGGCTCGCTGACCGACAACACCATCCCCGCCAGGCGCGGGGCGATCACCCCAGGAGGGTCCTATGGCTACCGAGGCCAGCACCACCGAAAGCGGCACCACCGATGGGGCGCAGAGCGCGCCCCAGGACGCGCAGGCGTCCACCCAGGCGACGAACACGCCCCCGACCACCCCGACCCCCGCCGACCTCCGCAAGACGCAGGAGGCGCAGGACAAGGCGGCCGAGCAGGAGCAGGCCGAGGAGAGCCCCTGGAGGGACCCGCAGAAGGCGCACGTGGAAATCGAGCGTCTCCGCCGGGAGAACGCGAAGCACCGCACCTCCCGGGAGGCAGAGCGGCAGGAGGCTGATGCGAAGCTCCGCGCCGTCCTCAAGGCCGCTGGCATCGACACGGGCGAGGACGCCGACGAGGACCCACTCAAGGCAGCATCCGCTGCCCGCGAGAAGGCTGAGACCGAGGCCCGCCAGGCCCGCGTCGAGCTCGCCGTGCATCGCGCCGCACCTGCCGTCGGCGGTGACGCCGCCGCGCTCCTCGACTCCCGGTCCTTCCTGGACCGGCTCACCGACCTGGACCCGTCCGACCAGGACGCGATCACCGGAGCGATCCGGGACGCGATCAAGGACACCCCCCGACTCGCGTCCACCCAGGCGGCGGCACGCAGCAGCGCTGACTTCACCGGCGGGACCGGTGACAGCGCACCCAGCAAGTACAAGCCCGGCATGAGCATCGCGGACGGCCTCGCCGCCGACGGTGCCCACTGACCCACCCTCACGAAGGAGAACCCCATGCCTGTCACTCTGGAGCAGGCCGCACAGAACGCCACCAGCGCGTACTCGGCCGCCGTCATCGACGAGTTCCGTACCAACCCCCTCCTGGACCAGATCGTGTTCGATGACGTGGTGAACCCCGCCGGAGGCGGAGCCACCCTGTCCTACTCGTACCGTCGCCTGGTCACCGCCCCGTCGGCGCAGTTCCGCGCGCTCAACACCGAGTACGCGCCCGACGAGGTGACCACCGAGCAGAAGTCCACGCAGCTGGCCGTCCTCGGTGGCGCCTACCAGATCGACCGTGTGCTGTCGCGCGTCGGCGCGTCCGCCACTGGCGAGGTCGCTCTCCAGTCCAGCCAGAAGGTCAAGGCCGCGCAGGCCCTGTTCGGTGACGCCGTGATCAACGGTGACGCCGCCGCGACCACCGGCACCTACAAGGACTCGTTCGACGGGCTCAAGAAGTCCCTCACCGGGACCAGCACCGAGGACACCTCGGTGCACAACTGGTCCGGCGCGATGGACCAGGCCAAGGCGTTCCAGATCCTCACCGACGTGGACGAGCTCCTCTCGCTCCTCGACGGTGAGGCCGGCGTCATCCTGTCCAACCGCAAGGCCATCAACATGATCAAGGCCGCGTCCCGGTTCGCGAACCAGTACGTGGAGAAGGTCGGCCCGCGCGGTACGTCCCTCGCCACCTACGGGAACGCCGTCCTCATGGATGCCGGCTTCAAGGCCGGCTCCGCGGAGGCCGTGATCCCCGAGTCGTCCAAGCAGGTGGCGCTGTACGCCGTCCGCATGGGCCTCGACGGCTTCCACGGTGTCTCCACCGTCGGCTCCTCCGTCATCCAGGCGTACGCCCCGGACTTCACGACCGCGGGCGCCGTCAAGACGGGCGAGGTCGAGATGGGGCCGGTCGGCGTCGCTCTCAAGGCGACGAAGGCCGCGGCGGTGTTCACCAAGGTCCAGGTGACCGCCTCGTGAGCGCGGACCCGCGGGACTACCCGCTCACCCTGCCGGCGCTGCCCCGTGACGGGTCCGTGGATCCGTCGGAGGGCGACTACCTGGGGCCGACCAACGCGGGGGAGCCGGGCGAGCTCGGCAACCCGCACGGTCCCTCGGTCGTCTCCCCGGGGATCCACGGCCGGCAGGACGTCCGCCCGATCCGGCCCGGCGAGGTGTCCTCGGACGCTGCCGAGCAGGACTCGGCGGAGAAGGCCCACACGGCCGAGTGGCAGCCGGGAACGGTGCCGCCCGAGACCGAGGAGCCCGACCCGGAGGCCACCGAGGCCTGACCCTCAGACCGGACGGCGGGGCGCGGGAGCGGACCCGTGAAGGCGCAACCGGCCAGGACCCCTCCCTGGCTGCCATGGCGGCGCCTGCCAGCCCCGCCGTCCACCCTCCACAGAACGGAGCACCCATGCGCATCTACGCGACCAAGGACGACCTGCCCCAGGGCCTCGAGCCCCAGGGCGACGTGGACGCCCAGCTGGTCTACGCCTCCGCGCTCGTGGAGGGCTACACCCGCACCGCGCTCTACGCGACCGACTCCGACGGCTACCCGCTGGACGAGGCGATCGCGGACGCGTTCAAGGTGGCCGTGGTGACCCAGGTGGCCGCGTGGTCCGCTCTCGGTATCGACCCCTCGGCTGGTGTCGCGGGCACGAGCACCGGCGGCGTCGTCGCCTCCAAGTCCATCGGCTCCGCGTCCCTGTCCTACCAGGCATCGGCCCGGGCGGCCGACGACAAGGCGGCCGCGGTCTCGACGCTCACGCCCACGGCGGCATCCCTCCTGGACGCCGCTGTCCGGCACCGACGCGTGTGGGTGACGGGATGAGCGAGCTCTCGTCCATGTTCATTCACCAGGTCACCGTGGACACGTTCCAGGGGGCCGGCGCGTGGGGCGACACGTACGCCCCGACGTCGGACCCGATCGCGTGCTTCGTGGACGACACCCTCCAGCTCGTGCGCGACACGGAGGGCACCGAAGTCGTCTCCTCCACCACGGTCTACGCGCCGCTGGACGCGGCGGACCTGTTCACCGTCGGCACCGTCGTGCACCTCCGTAAGCGTGACGCCCAGGTGATCGGCGCGAACCGGCGGGATGGCGAAGCCCTCGGCCTCCCCTCCCATGTGGAGGCCACCCTCACCTGATCGGAGGCACACCGTGTCCAAGGACTTCACGTTCTCGGCTGGTGACCCGGTGGACGAGGCGGTGCGCGCGGCTGCCGCGCGTGGTCTCGCCCTCGCGGCGGAGGCGGTCCTCGCCGAGGCGAACGACAAGGTTCCCCACGAGGAGGGCACCCTCCAGCGGTCTGGCCGGGCGTCGGCCGACGAGGGGGAGCTCCGCGCGGTCATCTCCTACGACACCCCGTACGCCGTCCGGCAGCACGAGGACATGACCCTCCACCACAAGGACGGCAGGACCGCGAAGTGGCTGGAGAACGCCCTGGCATCGAACCAGGAGATGGTCCGCCGGATCATCGCGGACGCGATCAAGGGGGCGCTGTGACCACGACCCACGAGGCGATCGTGACCGGCCTCGCCGTCCTCCTCGACGGGGAGGGCATCGCGTCCTGGTCGCCGTCCGGTGCCCTCACCGGTCCCGGCCCCGTGATCGCCATGGCCGCCGTCCCCGAGGCCCCTGACCGCGTGGTCACCCTCACCGCCTACACGGTGACCGACGACCCCGCGTTCTCGGACTCCACCATCGCGGTCCAGGTCCGGGTGCGCGGCACCACGGACCCCCGCACGACGTGGGCGACCTCCGGCGCCGTGTTCGACGTCCTCCAGGCGTGGACGGGCGACCTCGGCGGCGTGCCCGTCATCGAATGCCACCGCCAGGTCTCGGCCCCCCTCGGGCAGGACGGGAACCGGCGCTGGGAGCAAGCCG from Brachybacterium kimchii carries:
- a CDS encoding minor capsid protein, which translates into the protein MSKDFTFSAGDPVDEAVRAAAARGLALAAEAVLAEANDKVPHEEGTLQRSGRASADEGELRAVISYDTPYAVRQHEDMTLHHKDGRTAKWLENALASNQEMVRRIIADAIKGAL
- a CDS encoding phage portal protein; the encoded protein is MPQRDAWPPEELAEILPAMARWSAWYSGDTAKLSTLYTQDTTQSPFRRQGVFGAVAGAVRRWFWGQTQEETSRPQTKIHVPVASELCQASADLLFGKPPMLTVDDDTTQERLELIMGEGAHNVLAAAAELAAALGGVYLRVAWDQSIAQHPFITRVDADRAIPEFRWGRLVAVTFWATVKRDGGTVWRHLERHETDQDGIGIVRHELYQGTDVALGRVVPLTEANATAGFADVVDADSQVSTLTPGLAVVYVPNQIPNRDWREHPIGANLGRSDLDGVEDLLDQYDEAWSSWMRDLRIGKARIVASQALLDDNGPGQGATLDLDREVYEGVNTPPSAMDSDGGLPIKAVQFDIRVEQHERTVAGLYKQIIAGAGYSAQTFGENSDGGALTATEVRSRESRTYTTRDRKIRAWQEALTALADKSLAIDRAVFRSNVKTDLPVSVQFGNTIQDSQETLARTAQLLSQAMAASVKTRVQMVHPDWSDTEVDEEVARIQEEAGEPAPDPEYLGAFGAGLPTADEPDEEPTGEE
- a CDS encoding phage minor capsid protein — protein: MPASPDMAREVAQRVRLIYEAAEDHAVRVITRRLADGLDAPDWAQQKAAELPGVLQELDRYMRRLDEAAPALFERVIAEAYQQGLTAAHLDVKGLGIVPEPLGGINASQAVQALVESLVATQAGAAPRVVRAVSDMYQDVTAETAAQVLTGTASRREAARSALGKYADRGVRAFRDRSGRRWDLASYAEMATRTTAGQAAIAGHTDQLKDLGQDLVKVSTSPESCPECSPWQGRVLSLTGRTSGRLSDGVRVAGTIDRARAAGFQHPNCTHTVGLYLPGHSSRAKAAPADPKVYETRQRQRSYERQVRGWKRRADMDAAFYGPDSPEAKRTRTKLRARQSQFKAWREENGRKSLSYRTSLTAR
- a CDS encoding major capsid protein; protein product: MPVTLEQAAQNATSAYSAAVIDEFRTNPLLDQIVFDDVVNPAGGGATLSYSYRRLVTAPSAQFRALNTEYAPDEVTTEQKSTQLAVLGGAYQIDRVLSRVGASATGEVALQSSQKVKAAQALFGDAVINGDAAATTGTYKDSFDGLKKSLTGTSTEDTSVHNWSGAMDQAKAFQILTDVDELLSLLDGEAGVILSNRKAINMIKAASRFANQYVEKVGPRGTSLATYGNAVLMDAGFKAGSAEAVIPESSKQVALYAVRMGLDGFHGVSTVGSSVIQAYAPDFTTAGAVKTGEVEMGPVGVALKATKAAAVFTKVQVTAS
- a CDS encoding phage tail terminator protein; the protein is MTTTHEAIVTGLAVLLDGEGIASWSPSGALTGPGPVIAMAAVPEAPDRVVTLTAYTVTDDPAFSDSTIAVQVRVRGTTDPRTTWATSGAVFDVLQAWTGDLGGVPVIECHRQVSAPLGQDGNRRWEQADTYYMQTHTPTRHRPF